One window of Marinomonas primoryensis genomic DNA carries:
- a CDS encoding heparan-alpha-glucosaminide N-acetyltransferase → MMAELPLHYSPWTSMQTPFVSKPIKRSAFLDVYRGSAVLLMIIFHFFWDLQNFGFIEFSVYDPFWVHFRSLILTLFLTAIGWSTYITLTKTKRPSFWKRDLKLFISAGAISLATYFAMPNQWIYFGILHFIFVASLLIRPIARWPLCCALLGAAITFIYQSTDWLFFPNAFSTITDYIALPKRTLDIVFPFPWIGVVLIGPLLGYLNWHKCPTPEHAITHVLAFMGRYALPIYLIHQVFLFSLVASVKMVLTL, encoded by the coding sequence ATGATGGCCGAACTTCCATTACATTATTCACCTTGGACTTCAATGCAAACCCCTTTCGTTTCTAAGCCAATAAAACGCAGTGCGTTTTTAGACGTTTACCGCGGCTCAGCCGTATTGTTAATGATCATTTTTCATTTCTTCTGGGATTTGCAAAATTTTGGTTTCATCGAGTTTTCAGTTTATGATCCTTTTTGGGTTCATTTTCGCAGCCTGATACTCACATTATTTCTTACCGCGATTGGTTGGTCTACTTACATCACACTAACCAAAACCAAGCGTCCATCATTTTGGAAACGCGATCTCAAACTGTTTATTTCTGCTGGAGCCATTTCGCTGGCAACCTATTTTGCCATGCCAAACCAATGGATTTACTTCGGCATTCTGCATTTTATCTTTGTGGCCTCATTACTAATCAGACCTATTGCTAGGTGGCCACTGTGCTGTGCCCTACTGGGGGCAGCAATTACGTTTATTTATCAGTCTACTGACTGGCTCTTCTTCCCAAATGCCTTCTCTACAATAACGGACTATATCGCCCTACCAAAAAGGACTCTCGATATTGTCTTCCCTTTCCCATGGATCGGCGTTGTTTTAATCGGCCCTCTTTTAGGTTATCTGAATTGGCATAAGTGCCCCACACCAGAACACGCTATCACCCATGTTCTGGCCTTTATGGGCCGCTACGCTTTACCTATCTATCTAATTCATCAAGTGTTTTTATTTAGCTTAGTCGCTTCGGTAAAAATGGTGCTGACGCTTTAA
- a CDS encoding alpha-ketoglutarate-dependent dioxygenase AlkB family protein gives MEVRPSYRYSFSSSSLQLSVPLLKLNLPWERESLNMFGRDVLVPRQVAFIADDGVCYRYSGKDHHGRGWPDWLLLAKKEAEKLADQSFNSVLLNWYQHGEEYMGWHSDDEKQLGPAPVVAMLSFGVKRPFVFRLKENHKVKHSVEVEDGSWLIMSSSTQVLWQHSLPVRKKIKEERISLTFRLLL, from the coding sequence ATGGAAGTTCGGCCATCATACCGATACTCATTTTCTAGCTCAAGCCTGCAGCTTAGTGTGCCGTTGCTTAAGTTGAATTTGCCATGGGAACGAGAAAGCCTAAATATGTTTGGGCGCGATGTATTGGTGCCAAGGCAGGTCGCATTTATTGCCGACGATGGCGTATGTTATCGCTATTCAGGTAAGGATCATCATGGTAGAGGTTGGCCTGATTGGCTATTGCTTGCAAAAAAAGAAGCCGAGAAACTGGCTGATCAATCTTTTAACTCTGTACTACTGAACTGGTATCAACATGGCGAAGAATATATGGGGTGGCATTCAGATGATGAGAAACAGCTAGGCCCAGCGCCAGTTGTGGCTATGTTAAGTTTTGGTGTGAAGCGACCCTTTGTATTTCGTTTAAAGGAAAATCATAAGGTTAAACACAGTGTGGAGGTAGAAGACGGAAGCTGGCTAATCATGTCCTCTTCTACGCAAGTACTATGGCAACACTCGTTGCCTGTAAGAAAGAAAATTAAAGAGGAGCGAATCAGTTTAACGTTTCGCCTCCTACTTTAA
- the pdxH gene encoding pyridoxamine 5'-phosphate oxidase — protein sequence MNRDLHSIRRDYQFDDLLEEQSGNDPLALFDTWLEKAIEVCPDDPTAMVFSSVDADGWPHSRVVLLKQRNEFGFSFFTNYDSEKAQQLAHNNKACMTFFWPALSRQIRVEGTIEKVSREISETYFSSRPRGSQLAARTSKQSAVIENRDVLQKAFNAEEQAFNEQDVPCPENWGGYVLKPKFIEFWQGRPSRLHDRICFILDSDQWIRVRKAP from the coding sequence ATGAACAGAGACCTTCACTCTATTCGTCGTGACTATCAATTCGACGATCTTCTAGAAGAGCAATCTGGCAACGATCCACTTGCTCTATTTGATACTTGGCTCGAAAAAGCCATTGAGGTTTGTCCTGACGACCCTACCGCGATGGTGTTTAGCTCAGTCGATGCCGATGGTTGGCCTCATTCTCGTGTGGTTTTATTAAAGCAAAGAAACGAATTCGGCTTTTCTTTTTTCACTAACTACGACAGTGAAAAAGCACAACAGCTGGCCCACAACAACAAAGCCTGCATGACTTTTTTCTGGCCAGCACTCTCTCGCCAAATTCGTGTCGAAGGCACCATAGAAAAAGTCTCTCGGGAGATATCTGAAACCTATTTTTCCAGTCGTCCGCGCGGCAGCCAACTCGCCGCTCGAACCTCAAAACAAAGCGCCGTCATCGAAAATCGGGACGTGTTACAAAAAGCGTTTAATGCAGAAGAACAAGCCTTCAACGAGCAAGACGTACCTTGCCCAGAAAATTGGGGGGGCTATGTACTGAAGCCTAAGTTTATTGAGTTTTGGCAAGGCCGACCAAGCCGCCTTCATGATCGAATTTGTTTTATACTAGACAGCGATCAATGGATTAGAGTCCGCAAAGCGCCTTAA
- the coq7 gene encoding 2-polyprenyl-3-methyl-6-methoxy-1,4-benzoquinone monooxygenase has product MISFLDKAVLHFDRALQTLVPHAAQARRLSPANHVDEAELNQDERKHSSGLMRINHTGEVCAQALYAGQATTAKLATVRKEMEHAADEEIDHLVWCEQRLYELGSKPSIFNPLFYGASFVIGAGAGLISDKLSLGFVAATEDQVCIHLQQHMATLPSLDEKSKAILTQMHVDEAKHKAMALEAGGYEFPRPIMTIMTQVSKVMTTTTYRV; this is encoded by the coding sequence ATGATCTCTTTTCTAGACAAAGCCGTATTACATTTTGACCGCGCACTGCAAACACTGGTTCCACACGCAGCACAGGCGAGACGACTTTCTCCTGCTAATCACGTTGATGAAGCGGAACTGAATCAGGATGAACGTAAGCATTCATCTGGCCTAATGCGAATTAATCATACTGGTGAAGTGTGCGCTCAAGCACTCTACGCAGGACAAGCGACCACGGCAAAACTAGCCACAGTGCGCAAAGAAATGGAACATGCGGCTGACGAAGAAATAGATCACCTTGTTTGGTGTGAACAACGTCTGTATGAGCTTGGTAGCAAACCCAGTATTTTTAACCCTTTATTTTATGGGGCGTCATTTGTGATTGGTGCTGGGGCTGGACTCATTAGTGATAAATTAAGTTTAGGCTTTGTTGCCGCCACTGAAGATCAGGTCTGCATTCACCTTCAACAACACATGGCGACACTGCCGTCGCTGGATGAAAAAAGCAAAGCAATATTGACACAAATGCACGTCGATGAAGCTAAGCATAAAGCCATGGCACTAGAGGCTGGCGGTTACGAGTTTCCAAGACCGATTATGACCATCATGACCCAAGTATCCAAAGTCATGACCACAACAACTTACCGAGTTTAA
- a CDS encoding histidine triad nucleotide-binding protein yields MDCLFCKIVSGDIPAKILYEDDDVIAFEDIMPQAPSHFLVIPKRHISTLNDLTDDDAPVVGKLQITAAKIAKQKGISDAGYRVAMNCNEMGGQTVYHIHMHVLGGRVMTWPPG; encoded by the coding sequence ATGGACTGTTTATTTTGCAAAATAGTGAGTGGCGACATTCCAGCAAAAATTTTATACGAAGACGATGATGTCATTGCCTTCGAAGATATTATGCCGCAAGCACCAAGCCATTTCCTGGTCATTCCTAAGCGTCATATTAGTACGCTAAACGATTTAACAGATGACGATGCGCCTGTCGTTGGTAAGCTACAGATTACCGCAGCAAAAATTGCGAAACAAAAAGGCATCAGTGACGCCGGCTATCGTGTTGCGATGAACTGCAACGAAATGGGCGGACAAACTGTCTACCATATTCACATGCATGTATTAGGTGGCCGGGTAATGACATGGCCTCCAGGTTAA